The Obesumbacterium proteus DNA window CATACAACTGGCCATCGAAACGTGCGGTTTAGCCGCCGTTGCGAATAAACACCCGCTTGACTTGCACAGTGGACAGCGTCGTATGGTCGCCGTGGCGTGCCTATGTGCAATGCAGCCGCCCTTATTACTTTTAGACGAGCCGAGCCGCGATTTTGATCCTTATTGGATGGCGATCTTTGACGCTTGGTTGGAAAAAAACCGTCAACAGGGAACGACGGTGATCGCGATAAGCCACGATCCTGAGTTTTCTCAGCGTCACTTCCAACGCACTATTTTGGTCAATCAAGGAACAGCGCGAATATCTATTTAACATTCGTGGTGTACAGATCGCTTGCCTGCGCATGTTGTTGTCGAGCAAGAGGGTCCTGCTGATAGAATTTTACAAAATGCGCATACATGGCGGGAAAACGCCCGTAGAGCAGCTCTGGCGCGCTAAAAAAGTATTCAGAAAGCACGGCAAAACATTCTGCTGGTTCGCTAGCTGCGTAAGCATCAAGGCTGGTGGCTGCCTCACCGACAACGTCCACTTCGTCTTGAATAGAGTTCATCGCCGTTTGCAGATCATATTCCCATTGCGCAACGTCTTTAAGCGCAATCGGCGGAATGCCGGTAGCGACGCCAGCGTTACGCATATCGAGCTTATGTGCAGTTTCATGGATGATAAGGTTATAACCAGAAAGATCGAAAGAGTCCTTCACATCCATCAGATTCAAGATAACGGGCCCCTGCGCCGAACATTGACCTGCTTGTACCATAGGACCGGTATGAACTAAACCGATGTCATCTTGCCATTCTTCATGAAAAATAAAAGGCTCTGGATAAAGCAGGATCTCATGAAAGCCATCGAGCCAATCGATGCCAAGCTCAAGTACGGGAAGTGAAAAGAGTAAAGCGATGCGAGCCTCAAGCAGAGGCGAAATACGCAGGTCTTGCAATGGAACGATGCGTTTCAACTGCAAAAATTTTGAGGCAACCAGCGTTAATTTATGCAATTCGGATGGTGTGAGCGTTGCAAGCAGAGGAATAGCTAACGCCTCTTCCCAGGGGTAATTGGCAAGAGGATGATTTTCACCTGCGTTCCAAGGCCACTTAATCATTAGATTGCTCGCACCATGATGGTTTATTCACCACTGTTTTATCATGAAAAAGCGTCAGGATAAAACAGTAAACTAGGTGCGTAGATAATCATTTTTTTTACGATTAGTCTGTGATTAAACCCACGCTTGTTACTCGCTTGCATAAATAAATCAACATGTTGGCTACGCAATCTCCAGAGGTTCAGGTTTACCTAAAAGATAGCCTTGCAGGTATTCCACGCCTAGCGTGATCAACATATCGCGCTGCTCCTGTGTTTCTACGTATTCCGCGACGACTTTTAATTTCATTTCACCTGCAATTTCACAGATAGATTTTATGATCATCTGATCAACGCGGTTACTGGTAATATTTTTGACGAAATAACCATCTATTTTGATGATGTCGGCATTCAGCTTTTTTAATCGCTCATAGTTGGCAAATCCGGTACCAAAGTCGTCAATGGCAATTTGAAAGTGATAGTCGCGTAATGTACTGATGCAATGATGGACAGCGGCCGCATTGATGAAACCTTGCTCTTCGGTTACTTCAAAAACAACGGCGGAAGGGGGCACTCGGTGTTGCTCAAAAATAGCAATAA harbors:
- the mtfA gene encoding DgsA anti-repressor MtfA; this encodes MIKWPWNAGENHPLANYPWEEALAIPLLATLTPSELHKLTLVASKFLQLKRIVPLQDLRISPLLEARIALLFSLPVLELGIDWLDGFHEILLYPEPFIFHEEWQDDIGLVHTGPMVQAGQCSAQGPVILNLMDVKDSFDLSGYNLIIHETAHKLDMRNAGVATGIPPIALKDVAQWEYDLQTAMNSIQDEVDVVGEAATSLDAYAASEPAECFAVLSEYFFSAPELLYGRFPAMYAHFVKFYQQDPLARQQHAQASDLYTTNVK